CTGTTCTTGCGGAATATCCCTCTGAAAGAGCAGAGGCATCTGCCTCAGAAACGTAGGGCGAGCAAATAATTCTCATTTTCCCACCGTTGAATATAAAATCCTTTAAAGCCTCCCAAGCGATAATATAAATAGTGCTACTGAAATAACCGGAAATTCTGTCATAGCTGTTAGCAGTTTTCATACAAGGAAGATAAAAATCCTCTGCGATATCGTGCTCCGCCTTATTATAAGAGGCCAAAAAACTATATTCATTAAGCATTTTTATCGCCTCCTAAAATATCTTGCCGCCTAATTTCCAACCGACGATGTATCGCTGAGTACAAATGCTGTGGCCGAACAGCCAAAATAGTCTCTCCGGTTTTCCTCGTTATGGATGCTATATTGGAATATAATGCACGGATAATTACATCTGACTTTACCTGCATATTTGCACTATAGGAGAAATCTTCATGCTTGTCAGCATCCCAGAGCAAAAATACTCCCTCTGCTCCTTCAGGTACAAATGCTGCTAAAACAGGCATGCGCCCTTCGGAATAATCAAGTACGCCTCGTTCCCCTCGTTTTTGCCCAGGAAGAATTACTTGTATTTTATACTCATCTAAAGCTCGTCCTCCTGGCGGATTTGTGCAATTAAAAACATATACCCGGAGTTTTAATAACAACGGCGAAGTCAGGTTCACCAATAAAGGGGCACTATCTTCACCACTGTGCCATTCCACCTTATTGCCTAGTCCTTCTAAAAACAAATGATTTAATTCGTTTTTTCGCAGTCTCCTATGCAGGTCGATCATATAATCACCCCTCTCTAAGTTGGGTTAGCCACTCCGCAGCATCAGAAACATAGGAATTCATTATATCAAAACCAGCGAATGCCCGTCCCAGTTGCAAGGCAACTGCACCGGTAGTTCCACTTCCAAGCCATGGATCAACAACGAGGTCTCCAGCATTTGTTGTGGCTTTGATATATTTCTCTGGCAAATACGCTGGTTGTGTGGCTTGGTGATTCCCTATTTTAGCTGATACACCACCTGATATAATATTTTTGGGTAAGGCTCCAAGCGGGTTAGGTTGTATTTGTTTGTTCTTTCTCACATATGTGTTGCCATTTGAGCGGGGCTTATATTCGTACTCCCCATAAGTTTTTACACTATGCGACTCATATGGCCTACGGATTGCATCCAAGTTTATCGTCCACTTGGGACAAACGGAAAACCATAAGTTTTGTTCGTACGCATCCTGACACGCAACACGCAATCCAGTTGGGACTGGATTTTCTTTAACCCATATTTCTATGTCAACACAGTGCAGGCCCCATTCTTCTTCAAGCATAATAGCTAATTTTTCTATGACCAGAGAGCGTTTTGAAGCACATGTAGCAGTAGCTTTTTCGCGGTTCGCTTTAACATTGATAACTAAGAATCCATCATCTCTCAATTTCAATTTTGCTGCATCGATAAAAGGTGAAATTTTATCGATGTATTCCCCTGCTGTCCATACTCCATAATCCCGATCAGCATTTGGATATGGAGGAGATCCATACACCAACTTTATTGATTTATCCGGAAGCAGAAGCATGCCTTTCGCGCCGTCAATACATTTTACCGCAAAGCCTCGCTTAGCAATTTGATCAATCATTTTTTTCTTCTCCCTCGGCAGCTGCTTCGGCTTCTATTCGAGCCTGCGCCAGTTCGCAATAATCGGCATTTGCATCAATCCCGATCCATTTGCGATTATTCTTTTGAGCAACTGTTGCTGTTGTTCCAGAACCGGAAAACGGATCGAGTATTATATCTCCCTCTTTGCTACCGGAAAGGATGAAAAATTCTGCCAGTTTTTCTGGAAATCTTGCTGGGTGTGCAATGCCTTTTTCTTTGCATAATTTCATGAATATATCGTTGCTACTTGTATTAGCAATCTCAATTACTGATCCTGGATCGGAACCACCATTGTCAGACCAAGTTTTCTCGCAATTAAAGTTATGAGTGCTTGGACGGATATTTTCGGTCCGGTTTCCTTTGCCCTTCCCATCCAGGTACTTTTGCATATCCTTGCCGTAGGGCTTGCGGATAGGATCTAATTCAAAAGTCCAATTTTCACCTTTGGAAAACCAGAAACAATACTCATGCGACTTTTTAGTTCGGCCATATCCACCGCGAGAATATACATTTGGTGGTGTAGCAGGATTGTACCAAATGTAATCCCTGACTAAATGAAAACCAACTTCCTTGCAGAGCTTCAGCACCAATTCAAACGCATAAAGATGTTGATATCCCTCGACAACTTTATCGCTTATATTCAGCACGAAACTTCCTGTAGGTTTTAATACTCGATAGATTTCTTGTGCCTTTGGCATGAACCAATCCACATATTCATCTGGTAAAATCGATGCGTTTTTTGTTCCATAATCACGTTTATCTGCATAAGGTGGTGAGGTCAACACAAGGTCTATACTTTCTGCTGGCATTCTCTCCATTACCTCTTTGCAGTCTCCAACGATAAATGCATTAACTGCATCATCTATAGTTTGCATCTTCAACATAAACTCTCCTTAATCATTAAACATACGGTTCATTACCTCCGCTGTTGGTCACAGTTTTGATTTGTTCTGTTGTTCCAACGCAAAGCCAACCAATCCATCTGATTCGCTATAAGCAGCGAAACAATTTCAATCTTCAGCACATCTTTTGGCGCATTTTAATGCATGGATCGCCAGGATCATTGTAGTATATATTTCTTTGTAGCACCTCTGCCGATAATCTCGATCAACCCATTTTCATTCATCTGACGAGCGAGCAGATAAGCTCTTGTCTTTTTAATATTCAGCAGTTCCTGCAGATCTTCGTCGGTCATTTCACCGTACTCGGCTAAATAATCCATGATCGTTTTCATTTGCGGAGTAACTACCACAGGGGCTTTTTCAGACGTTTCCGGTACGCTTTCTGCAACAGAACCGCTGGTATTCATGTTAGGTAGCACCAGTTTGAATGTGTTGGTGGTCACTTCAATGCGGGGCTGCACAGCACAATCCTTGTAGAGCGCATAGATTTTGCGGATGCCGGTGCCGTAGGATTCAATCAGTCTTAAACGATGGAAGATTTCAGCCAG
This window of the Oscillospiraceae bacterium genome carries:
- a CDS encoding methyltransferase; translated protein: MLKMQTIDDAVNAFIVGDCKEVMERMPAESIDLVLTSPPYADKRDYGTKNASILPDEYVDWFMPKAQEIYRVLKPTGSFVLNISDKVVEGYQHLYAFELVLKLCKEVGFHLVRDYIWYNPATPPNVYSRGGYGRTKKSHEYCFWFSKGENWTFELDPIRKPYGKDMQKYLDGKGKGNRTENIRPSTHNFNCEKTWSDNGGSDPGSVIEIANTSSNDIFMKLCKEKGIAHPARFPEKLAEFFILSGSKEGDIILDPFSGSGTTATVAQKNNRKWIGIDANADYCELAQARIEAEAAAEGEEKND